Proteins encoded by one window of Alkalinema sp. FACHB-956:
- a CDS encoding NAD-dependent epimerase/dehydratase family protein, whose translation MGINVVTGVAGFIGSHVAETLLKQGDRVIGIDHFNDYYDPQLKRRNLQSFVDHPNFQLIEGDIQFLDWNLLLQDVDVVYHQAAQAGVRASWGTSFRAYTERNINATQVMLEAAKDAKHLQRFIYASTSSIYGNAETLPTYETIPPQPVSPYGITKLAAERLCGLYHDNFGVPFVSLRYFTVYGPRQRPDMGFHKFFKAAMNDRPIDIFGDGQQTRDFTFISDAVAANLAAAKAPGAVGEIFNIGGGSRVVLADVLNLMEDIIGKPIQRNHIEKARGDARHTAADVTKAREILGYNPQVALREGLEQEWAWIQELYAEATSVSSSVS comes from the coding sequence ATGGGAATAAATGTTGTAACAGGTGTGGCTGGATTCATCGGTTCTCATGTCGCCGAAACCTTGTTAAAGCAAGGCGATCGGGTGATTGGGATCGATCACTTTAACGATTACTATGATCCGCAGTTGAAACGGCGAAACTTGCAAAGTTTTGTGGATCATCCGAATTTTCAACTGATTGAGGGCGATATTCAATTCCTTGACTGGAATTTATTGCTTCAGGATGTGGATGTTGTCTATCACCAAGCGGCCCAGGCCGGGGTGCGGGCCAGCTGGGGCACAAGTTTCCGGGCTTATACAGAGCGCAACATCAATGCAACCCAGGTGATGCTGGAAGCAGCCAAGGATGCGAAACACCTGCAACGGTTTATCTACGCATCGACTTCGTCCATCTACGGCAACGCGGAAACCCTGCCCACCTACGAAACCATTCCGCCCCAGCCCGTTTCTCCCTACGGCATTACCAAGCTAGCCGCAGAACGGTTGTGTGGGTTGTATCACGACAACTTTGGTGTTCCGTTTGTCTCCCTGCGTTACTTTACAGTCTATGGCCCTCGTCAACGGCCAGATATGGGCTTTCACAAGTTTTTTAAGGCTGCAATGAACGATCGCCCGATCGATATTTTTGGCGATGGGCAACAAACCCGTGATTTTACGTTCATTAGTGATGCAGTGGCCGCCAACTTAGCCGCAGCGAAAGCCCCTGGCGCAGTGGGGGAAATTTTCAATATTGGCGGTGGCAGTCGGGTTGTGCTGGCAGACGTGCTGAACCTGATGGAGGACATTATCGGCAAACCCATTCAGCGCAATCACATTGAGAAGGCACGGGGCGATGCAAGACATACAGCAGCCGATGTGACCAAGGCACGGGAAATCCTGGGGTACAATCCACAGGTAGCCTTGCGCGAGGGCCTGGAGCAAGAGTGGGCTTGGATTCAGGAATTGTACGCTGAAGCGACTTCGGTGAGTTCGTCGGTCAGCTAA
- a CDS encoding Npun_R2821/Npun_R2822 family protein, with product MSRGIYITANDKVTDHAIALLNSIRLYDTETPIVLIPYDDNYHSIAALLNQRFGVTVYEDLELIDRLSRQLHETFGGNFFARPNQFRKQACWFGPFEEFLYIDTDIVVFEKIVDNLNYLQDYDFLCCDYQHRGGIKNVFSEAVLTQGIFTEQDLQDLFNGGWWASRKGVIQEKDLLETFAECAQHPEFFDFSQKTSDQPIINYMILKRVAKRFNVVRREGGAPGSWAGSPQFVLNNDRPFDPTCNQPLQYLHWAGIRIQPGCPYWDLWAKHRYLGEEMPTFETPTAPVKSPKASFLKRLVNKVRG from the coding sequence ATGAGTCGTGGCATTTACATCACAGCGAATGATAAAGTGACCGATCATGCGATCGCGCTCCTGAATAGCATTCGTTTATATGACACCGAAACCCCGATCGTTTTAATTCCCTACGACGACAACTATCACAGCATTGCCGCCCTGCTGAATCAACGATTTGGCGTCACCGTCTATGAAGACTTGGAATTGATCGATCGACTGTCTCGGCAGTTGCATGAGACCTTTGGGGGCAACTTCTTTGCACGGCCCAACCAATTCCGCAAGCAAGCCTGTTGGTTTGGCCCCTTCGAGGAATTTCTCTACATCGACACCGACATTGTTGTTTTTGAAAAGATTGTTGATAATCTCAACTATTTGCAGGATTATGATTTCCTCTGCTGCGACTATCAACATCGCGGGGGCATCAAAAACGTCTTTTCTGAAGCCGTATTAACCCAAGGCATTTTCACTGAGCAAGACTTGCAAGATCTGTTTAATGGCGGTTGGTGGGCGTCCAGAAAAGGGGTAATCCAGGAAAAAGACTTGCTGGAAACCTTTGCTGAATGTGCTCAACACCCTGAATTCTTCGACTTTTCCCAAAAAACCTCCGACCAGCCCATCATCAACTACATGATTCTCAAGCGGGTGGCCAAACGCTTCAACGTCGTGCGGCGGGAAGGAGGTGCCCCCGGTAGCTGGGCGGGCAGTCCCCAGTTTGTGCTGAACAACGATCGCCCCTTCGACCCCACCTGCAATCAGCCCTTACAGTATCTCCACTGGGCGGGCATTCGGATTCAACCCGGTTGTCCCTACTGGGATCTGTGGGCCAAGCATCGCTACCTCGGCGAAGAGATGCCCACCTTTGAAACCCCGACTGCTCCGGTCAAATCGCCCAAAGCTAGCTTTTTAAAGCGATTAGTGAATAAAGTCAGGGGCTAA
- a CDS encoding Npun_R2821/Npun_R2822 family protein, whose translation MGKRMDGICTLANDRVLDQTIALLNSIEATMGPEFPVCIFPYDDRCDRLAEVIQARPQVQIFRDRAVLAYWDHWARAMWDACPQAKQRWQEITTDPYYRFGTHRRLAAFYGPFDRFLYMDADTLLLQDVRPLFQQLTTHDWIVYDFQHRDLSHVYNHRSSKLSQVFANDRLAREIFCSGFYAAKRDTFSETQLQELLTHLQSGESEILYCMAPDQTLLNYWVMRSNLSVYNLALELPLEAQTGCCVTSDHFVYRDRQLYDHEVPLTYLHYIGLSSSLFQRLCAGENLALPYRDIFLQYRYWHDPSQQPRFVGKPRSGDRPPLADRILKKLCRTPIGR comes from the coding sequence ATGGGTAAACGCATGGATGGCATTTGTACCCTGGCAAACGATCGGGTTCTCGATCAAACGATCGCGCTGCTCAACAGCATTGAAGCGACGATGGGGCCGGAGTTTCCCGTTTGCATTTTCCCCTACGACGATCGCTGCGATCGATTAGCGGAGGTGATTCAAGCCCGCCCTCAGGTACAAATCTTTCGCGATCGCGCCGTGCTGGCCTATTGGGATCACTGGGCGCGGGCGATGTGGGATGCCTGTCCCCAAGCCAAGCAGCGCTGGCAGGAAATTACGACAGATCCCTACTATCGCTTTGGCACCCATCGTCGCTTGGCTGCGTTTTATGGGCCCTTCGATCGCTTTCTCTACATGGATGCGGATACGTTATTGCTCCAGGATGTACGTCCCTTATTTCAGCAATTAACAACCCATGACTGGATCGTCTACGACTTCCAACATCGCGATCTCTCCCATGTGTACAATCATCGATCGTCAAAATTGTCGCAGGTGTTTGCGAACGATCGGTTAGCGCGAGAAATTTTCTGTTCAGGTTTCTATGCGGCGAAGCGAGATACCTTTTCTGAGACGCAGTTGCAGGAATTACTAACCCATTTACAATCGGGAGAGTCAGAGATTCTCTATTGCATGGCTCCTGACCAAACGCTGTTGAACTATTGGGTGATGCGATCGAATTTGTCGGTCTATAACCTCGCGCTAGAACTGCCGCTGGAAGCACAAACGGGCTGCTGTGTAACGTCGGATCATTTTGTCTATCGCGATCGACAGCTCTATGATCATGAAGTTCCGCTCACCTATTTACATTACATTGGTTTATCGTCCAGTTTGTTTCAACGACTCTGTGCGGGGGAAAATCTGGCGTTGCCCTACCGCGACATTTTTCTACAATACCGCTATTGGCACGATCCCAGCCAGCAGCCCCGCTTTGTTGGCAAACCGCGTTCCGGCGATCGCCCCCCCTTGGCCGATCGAATTTTGAAAAAACTATGCCGTACCCCGATCGGTCGCTAA
- a CDS encoding glycosyltransferase family 10, whose translation MNRTVIGMMSSYVGLNPCSIDWLWNQAKQPFGQWDRIQILANAERPDFMLMYNFHDFPQVPQRHWNPLKNQRRQKQFIDLQTALEAKRRGVPPERTLFLWREPPLAEIVHKNIATYNQAKPYCHYISGPDDHAPQPDYMPAIWYVNNTFAELEQMPPPPKVKPCSWITSGIDRTANHRTRLAFLQLIHESDLDCDFYGRGLPTWAKASAINNKWYGMAPYYYNLSIENYADNDWYVSEKLWDSLLSWCLPIYYGGSAADKLLPPGSFLRLPSLDEKGLQYIREVTATPDAWYEAKDAIAEARQIILHKLNLVNWLAEYVAKF comes from the coding sequence ATGAATCGAACTGTGATTGGGATGATGAGCAGTTATGTGGGGCTGAACCCCTGCTCGATCGATTGGCTTTGGAATCAAGCAAAGCAACCCTTTGGCCAATGGGATCGTATTCAGATTTTGGCCAATGCGGAGCGTCCGGATTTTATGCTGATGTATAACTTCCATGACTTTCCCCAGGTTCCACAAAGGCATTGGAATCCCCTCAAAAATCAACGCCGACAAAAGCAATTTATCGATCTGCAAACAGCGCTAGAGGCTAAACGCCGAGGGGTTCCCCCGGAACGCACCCTTTTTCTCTGGCGCGAACCTCCGCTGGCAGAAATTGTCCATAAAAATATCGCCACCTATAACCAGGCAAAACCCTACTGCCACTATATTTCTGGGCCAGATGACCACGCTCCCCAACCGGACTATATGCCCGCAATTTGGTATGTTAACAACACCTTTGCGGAACTGGAGCAAATGCCGCCACCGCCCAAGGTCAAGCCCTGTAGCTGGATTACTTCTGGCATCGATCGCACGGCTAATCACCGGACTCGTCTGGCATTTCTCCAACTAATTCATGAAAGTGATCTGGACTGTGACTTTTATGGTCGGGGATTGCCTACTTGGGCCAAGGCCAGTGCAATTAATAACAAGTGGTATGGCATGGCTCCCTATTACTACAATTTGTCGATCGAAAACTATGCGGACAATGACTGGTATGTCAGCGAAAAGCTATGGGATTCGCTGCTGAGCTGGTGTTTGCCAATTTACTACGGCGGATCTGCTGCGGATAAGCTTTTGCCGCCCGGTAGTTTTCTGCGACTGCCCAGTTTGGATGAAAAAGGCTTGCAGTACATTCGGGAAGTGACGGCAACCCCGGATGCTTGGTATGAAGCCAAGGACGCGATCGCCGAAGCCCGTCAAATCATCCTGCACAAGTTGAATTTGGTGAATTGGCTGGCAGAGTATGTGGCAAAGTTTTAG
- a CDS encoding ABC transporter ATP-binding protein codes for MNSPNPLLLKYIRRYPGWIVLTILLGFSSALFNGVSTALIAPILLNFLGQAESMKGLPPVIEKTLRFAGLDQNPSAIVLFGVILAAIVLKNAASYASTLSSTHLIRLLTNGMRRDALRLLLQVDLDFFTKSKVGDLVNRIGSEVGQSANALKATIGICINIITIFVFLTLLLAISWKLTIISTALLSLVAIANQYFVRRAKRFGYELSNNSRLYSVKLLEILNGIRLIKATSNESAEYDKIERMISDREKADFQSQANFAIVGPVNEVAGIITILLIVILGRSLFADQIAATSALLLSYLLLLFRMLPVIGQLNSARNTLANATPSLAIVEDLLRSDNKPLMPQRNLYGYQGLETEIRFDQVSFAYPGQENPVLRQISLTIPKGKTVALVGASGAGKSTIADLLTRFYDPTEGWITLDGQDLRDFDLRSLRRAMGVVSQDTFLFNDTIRNNIAYACPDVTEAEIIAAAQRANAYEFIQKLPQGLDTLIGDRGVLLSGGQRQRLAIARALLRDPEILILDEATSALDTVSERLVQQAIDDLSRDRTTLVIAHRLSTIQKAHQVVALDRGRVVEQGTHAELLQQGGYYAKLCAMQFSDSSHHTPLDSNLSTQDSCLDDLASSQEVVR; via the coding sequence ATGAATTCACCTAACCCCCTGCTGCTCAAATATATTCGTCGCTATCCTGGTTGGATTGTTCTCACCATTCTCCTAGGATTTTCCAGCGCGTTGTTTAACGGGGTGAGTACGGCACTCATCGCTCCAATTCTGCTAAATTTCCTAGGGCAAGCTGAGAGCATGAAAGGGTTGCCTCCGGTAATTGAGAAAACCCTGCGTTTCGCCGGACTGGATCAGAATCCCTCTGCGATCGTATTGTTCGGGGTGATTCTGGCGGCGATCGTTCTCAAAAATGCTGCGAGTTATGCAAGTACATTAAGTTCGACACATCTGATTCGGCTACTGACCAATGGGATGCGGCGGGATGCATTGAGATTGTTATTGCAGGTTGATCTGGATTTCTTTACGAAAAGTAAGGTGGGGGATCTCGTCAATCGCATTGGTTCTGAGGTGGGACAGTCTGCCAATGCCTTAAAAGCGACGATCGGGATTTGCATTAATATCATTACTATTTTTGTATTTTTAACGCTGTTGTTAGCGATTTCCTGGAAACTGACTATTATTTCTACAGCGTTATTGTCACTCGTTGCGATTGCCAATCAATATTTCGTTCGTCGGGCGAAACGCTTTGGTTATGAGTTATCGAATAACTCTCGACTGTATTCAGTGAAGTTGCTGGAAATCCTCAATGGGATTCGGTTAATTAAGGCAACGAGCAATGAATCAGCAGAATATGACAAAATTGAACGCATGATTTCCGATCGAGAAAAAGCGGATTTTCAATCCCAGGCCAATTTTGCGATCGTAGGCCCGGTTAATGAAGTTGCAGGTATTATAACGATTCTGTTGATCGTGATTTTAGGTCGATCGCTGTTTGCGGATCAAATTGCAGCCACTTCAGCATTGTTACTGAGTTATTTATTGCTACTCTTTCGAATGCTACCTGTGATTGGCCAGCTTAACAGTGCGCGAAATACCTTGGCCAATGCGACTCCCAGTCTCGCGATCGTGGAAGATCTGCTGCGATCCGACAATAAGCCCCTCATGCCCCAGCGCAATCTCTACGGCTACCAAGGACTAGAGACCGAAATTCGCTTTGATCAGGTTAGTTTTGCCTATCCCGGTCAAGAAAATCCTGTTTTGCGCCAGATTTCTCTAACGATTCCCAAGGGTAAAACTGTGGCTTTGGTCGGGGCGTCAGGAGCGGGAAAATCCACGATCGCCGATTTGCTCACCCGCTTTTACGATCCCACCGAAGGCTGGATTACCTTAGATGGCCAAGACTTGCGGGATTTCGATTTACGATCGTTGCGGCGGGCCATGGGGGTTGTCAGTCAGGATACGTTCCTGTTCAACGATACGATTCGCAATAACATTGCCTACGCTTGTCCTGATGTCACAGAAGCCGAGATTATTGCCGCTGCCCAACGGGCAAATGCCTATGAGTTCATTCAAAAATTACCCCAAGGTTTAGATACGCTCATCGGAGATCGGGGGGTGTTACTCTCCGGGGGACAGCGACAACGGCTCGCGATCGCCCGTGCCCTCCTGCGCGATCCGGAAATTTTGATTCTGGATGAAGCCACCAGTGCGCTGGATACGGTATCCGAGCGTTTGGTGCAACAGGCAATCGATGATTTAAGCCGCGATCGCACAACATTGGTGATTGCCCACCGACTTTCGACCATTCAAAAGGCCCATCAAGTGGTGGCCCTCGATCGAGGCCGCGTCGTGGAACAGGGAACCCACGCCGAACTGCTCCAGCAGGGCGGTTACTACGCCAAACTTTGTGCCATGCAGTTTAGTGATTCCAGTCACCACACCCCATTGGATTCTAATCTCTCCACGCAGGACAGCTGTTTAGACGATCTAGCAAGTTCCCAGGAGGTGGTGCGATGA
- a CDS encoding glycosyltransferase family 2 protein, which yields MARNLNGTTMAPMAPKVSIIVNCYNQSQYLARSVQSVLAQTWTDLECLIIDDGSTDETPQVAAALVQLDPRVQYFRKENGGLPAARNFGVAQAQGEWIQCLDADDWIHTDKIRAQLAQVENRDPQGLVLYCDYERVLLDTADQIVDRQPHPIGQLSSETFVQRLLLPDFLVNTPHPALQQCMLMHRSVLALAKFPEQFKALGDRYFAIEILERGAEFIHTPMVGAFYTKHQTNRTNHWVYMCSYYILFYETLAQHYPQRLPQCQAAIDLLVNEAIQEKQTENFQRLVKMLTIPVHLKLWNQIWTVRQRWLLQLLYQLRCRTPNFILYEKYRGPRSQRVLQSLRLLKANS from the coding sequence ATGGCACGCAATCTAAATGGCACAACCATGGCACCTATGGCACCTAAAGTTTCCATCATCGTCAACTGTTACAACCAGAGCCAGTATTTGGCTCGATCGGTTCAAAGCGTCTTGGCGCAAACTTGGACGGATTTGGAATGCCTCATTATTGATGATGGTTCTACGGATGAAACCCCCCAGGTAGCAGCAGCCTTGGTGCAGCTCGATCCCCGCGTGCAGTATTTTCGCAAAGAGAACGGCGGACTGCCTGCTGCGCGCAACTTTGGAGTCGCCCAGGCCCAGGGGGAATGGATTCAGTGCTTGGATGCCGATGATTGGATTCATACCGATAAGATTCGGGCTCAACTGGCGCAGGTGGAAAATCGAGATCCCCAAGGGTTGGTGCTTTACTGCGATTATGAACGGGTGTTGTTGGATACTGCCGATCAAATTGTCGATCGCCAGCCCCACCCCATTGGTCAACTTTCTTCTGAAACGTTTGTGCAGCGGCTGTTGCTGCCAGATTTTTTGGTCAACACGCCCCATCCCGCATTGCAGCAATGTATGTTGATGCATCGCAGTGTCTTGGCATTGGCGAAATTCCCGGAGCAGTTCAAGGCATTGGGCGATCGGTATTTTGCGATCGAAATTTTGGAGCGAGGCGCAGAATTTATCCATACCCCGATGGTCGGTGCCTTTTACACGAAGCATCAAACCAACCGCACCAATCATTGGGTCTACATGTGCAGTTATTACATTCTGTTTTATGAAACCCTGGCGCAGCACTATCCCCAACGGCTCCCCCAATGCCAAGCGGCGATCGATCTTCTAGTCAATGAAGCCATTCAGGAAAAGCAGACGGAAAACTTCCAGCGTCTTGTCAAAATGCTGACGATTCCAGTGCATTTGAAACTCTGGAATCAGATTTGGACCGTGCGCCAACGTTGGCTCCTACAACTGCTGTATCAACTACGTTGCCGCACACCCAACTTTATTTTGTATGAGAAATACCGAGGCCCCCGTTCCCAGCGAGTTTTGCAGTCTTTACGACTCCTCAAAGCCAATTCATAA
- the ggt gene encoding gamma-glutamyltransferase yields the protein MAAPTEPLLDRASNGMVTSAHPLASQIGRDVLKKGGNAVDAAVATTLAISVVEPFSAGLGGGGFLLFYDGKTGKTVALDFRERAPLQATRNLYLDARGKVRPQASTKGALAVAVPGTIAGLAEVHQRYGKLPWQTLVEPAIDLAEQGFPVSWQYTRTSQGAQAVLQQPEAQRIFTHQGQPLQPGDRLIQTDLAKTLRSIAISPQNFYRGTIAQAIVQDVQVQGGILSIEDLRTYRPIWRQPLCGPFRQYQVCSMPPPSSGGVHLLQMLNLLDTPALHTGGWHHPDTVQMMVEAMRIAYRDRAQYLGDPDFVAIPVQGLISPAYAQRRRTEIKLNQATPSGQVPLVDPWAFQPVNPKVPAANPAGVKQLKPLQPQESDDTSHLTVVDRDRNAVSLTFTINLGFGSGVVPKGTGVLLNNEMDDFAVAPNTPNAFGLVGDEANAIAPRKTPLSSMTPTIVTEKGKFRMAVGSPGGSTIITTVLQSLLNHLVHGMDIRRSIAAPRIHHQWLPDELRVEQWGLDPLTRQALEHRGQLLRDRDSWGNANGIVALPDGRLEGAADPRGEGAAAGW from the coding sequence ATGGCAGCCCCCACAGAACCCCTGCTCGATCGGGCCTCTAATGGCATGGTCACCTCAGCCCATCCCCTCGCTAGCCAGATCGGTCGGGATGTCCTGAAAAAAGGCGGCAATGCCGTGGATGCAGCGGTGGCGACCACCTTGGCCATTTCGGTAGTGGAACCCTTTTCGGCGGGGCTAGGCGGCGGTGGATTTCTCTTGTTCTACGATGGCAAAACGGGCAAGACCGTTGCCTTGGATTTTCGCGAACGGGCACCCCTGCAAGCCACCCGCAACCTCTATTTAGATGCCCGGGGCAAAGTTCGCCCGCAGGCCAGTACAAAAGGCGCTTTGGCGGTTGCGGTTCCAGGCACGATCGCAGGGCTAGCGGAGGTTCACCAACGCTACGGAAAATTGCCTTGGCAAACCTTGGTGGAACCCGCGATCGACCTGGCGGAGCAAGGTTTTCCCGTCAGTTGGCAATACACCCGCACCAGCCAAGGGGCGCAAGCGGTGCTACAACAGCCGGAAGCCCAGCGAATTTTTACGCACCAGGGCCAACCGCTGCAACCGGGCGATCGCTTGATACAAACGGACTTAGCCAAAACGCTGCGATCGATCGCGATTTCTCCCCAGAATTTCTACCGGGGCACCATTGCCCAGGCGATCGTCCAGGATGTGCAAGTTCAGGGCGGGATTTTGTCGATCGAAGATTTGCGTACCTATCGCCCGATTTGGCGACAACCCCTCTGTGGCCCCTTCCGGCAGTACCAAGTCTGTTCCATGCCGCCCCCTTCCTCCGGTGGGGTGCACCTGCTGCAAATGCTGAATCTATTGGATACCCCAGCGCTGCATACTGGAGGCTGGCACCATCCCGACACCGTGCAGATGATGGTGGAAGCGATGCGGATTGCCTACCGCGATCGGGCGCAGTATTTAGGTGATCCGGATTTTGTGGCGATTCCCGTGCAAGGGCTGATCAGTCCAGCCTATGCCCAGCGTCGTCGCACAGAAATTAAGCTCAACCAAGCCACTCCATCCGGTCAAGTTCCCTTGGTGGATCCTTGGGCGTTTCAACCCGTCAACCCAAAGGTTCCAGCGGCCAATCCTGCTGGGGTGAAACAGCTTAAACCGTTGCAGCCCCAGGAGTCCGATGATACCAGTCACCTCACCGTCGTCGATCGCGATCGTAATGCCGTCAGCCTGACGTTTACAATTAATCTCGGTTTTGGGTCAGGGGTGGTGCCCAAGGGGACGGGAGTTCTATTGAATAACGAAATGGATGACTTTGCCGTGGCTCCCAATACGCCCAATGCCTTTGGGCTGGTGGGGGATGAGGCCAATGCGATCGCCCCCCGCAAAACACCTTTGTCCAGCATGACTCCAACGATCGTCACTGAAAAGGGCAAGTTTCGCATGGCGGTGGGTTCCCCCGGTGGCAGTACGATTATCACCACCGTACTGCAAAGCTTGCTCAATCATCTGGTGCATGGCATGGACATCCGACGATCGATCGCCGCTCCCCGCATCCATCACCAGTGGTTGCCCGATGAACTGCGGGTGGAGCAATGGGGCTTAGATCCCTTAACGCGGCAAGCCCTGGAACATCGGGGACAGCTACTGCGCGATCGGGACAGTTGGGGCAATGCCAACGGGATTGTGGCGCTTCCCGACGGTCGTTTGGAGGGAGCCGCCGATCCGAGAGGAGAAGGCGCAGCGGCAGGTTGGTAA
- a CDS encoding DUF11 domain-containing protein produces the protein MMMKRFWIAGLSTIGLMVMAPTVTIVSGWDTRPAIAQTAEKPQIKLNLIGEKRIVSKDAQGKERITWEKVGQQVTAQTGDVLRYSLKGKNEGKGSAKNLVLTQPIPQNTVYFKDSATKQAGVEILFSIDGGKNYSAAPMVEVKTLSGKVEVRPAPVESYTHVRWKWQNPIAPQGEINVAYQVRVK, from the coding sequence ATGATGATGAAACGGTTTTGGATTGCAGGACTCAGCACGATCGGACTAATGGTCATGGCTCCAACTGTGACGATCGTCTCTGGCTGGGACACCCGACCCGCGATTGCCCAAACAGCGGAAAAACCGCAAATCAAGCTGAATTTGATCGGTGAGAAGCGCATCGTTAGCAAAGATGCCCAAGGCAAAGAGCGCATTACCTGGGAAAAAGTCGGCCAGCAAGTGACCGCTCAAACTGGTGACGTTCTTCGCTACTCCCTTAAGGGTAAAAATGAAGGCAAAGGCAGCGCAAAAAATCTTGTCCTGACCCAACCCATTCCGCAAAACACCGTTTATTTCAAAGATTCCGCAACCAAGCAAGCGGGGGTAGAAATTTTGTTCAGTATCGATGGGGGCAAAAACTATTCGGCGGCACCCATGGTGGAGGTGAAAACCCTCAGTGGCAAGGTGGAAGTTCGACCAGCCCCCGTTGAATCCTACACCCATGTGCGTTGGAAGTGGCAGAATCCGATCGCGCCCCAGGGGGAAATCAATGTGGCCTATCAAGTCCGGGTGAAATAA